Proteins from one Loktanella sp. M215 genomic window:
- a CDS encoding lytic transglycosylase domain-containing protein, producing MLRVLGLVVLMCLPGVTRAEGGALCSTGRFGAVQCIRPAHFVHDTCQAIDAFARENALDPAFFARLIWQESRFDPNALSPARARGIAQFIDSTAALRGLRDSYNPAEALEFSAQYLGDLVQRFGNPGLAAVAYNGGEARVAGLIAGTGGLARETVDYVQIITGLTAETWRDSPPAAPDFRLQGDMAFQPACRDMASNRNFTQFKPPAPSYAPWGVQLAFGTSEAKARAAFDRRAQACSSTLAGKQLDLIFTRNRVSGRKGYYMARIGAQSSREANGLCNTIRRQGCTCAVYRN from the coding sequence ATGTTGCGCGTGCTGGGTCTTGTCGTTCTGATGTGTCTGCCGGGGGTGACCCGCGCCGAAGGGGGTGCACTGTGCAGCACCGGTCGCTTTGGCGCGGTGCAATGCATCCGGCCCGCCCATTTCGTCCATGACACCTGTCAGGCGATCGATGCCTTCGCCCGTGAAAACGCCCTCGACCCCGCATTCTTTGCCCGCCTGATCTGGCAGGAAAGCCGGTTCGACCCCAATGCCCTGTCGCCCGCCCGCGCCCGCGGCATCGCACAATTCATCGACAGCACGGCCGCCCTGCGGGGCCTGCGCGACAGCTACAACCCCGCAGAAGCCCTTGAATTCTCGGCGCAATACCTTGGTGACCTCGTCCAGCGCTTTGGCAACCCGGGCCTCGCCGCCGTCGCCTACAATGGTGGAGAGGCGCGCGTCGCGGGCCTGATCGCCGGCACCGGGGGCCTCGCGCGGGAAACCGTGGATTACGTCCAGATCATCACCGGCCTCACGGCCGAGACGTGGCGCGACAGCCCGCCCGCCGCACCCGATTTCCGCCTGCAAGGCGACATGGCCTTTCAGCCCGCCTGCCGCGACATGGCAAGCAACCGCAACTTTACCCAGTTCAAACCCCCTGCACCCAGCTACGCGCCTTGGGGCGTGCAACTCGCCTTCGGCACGTCAGAGGCGAAGGCCCGCGCGGCCTTCGACCGCCGCGCGCAGGCCTGCAGCAGCACGCTCGCCGGCAAGCAGCTTGACCTGATCTTCACCCGCAACCGGGTGTCGGGGCGCAAGGGCTACTACATGGCCCGCATCGGCGCCCAGTCGTCCCGAGAGGCGAACGGCTTGTGCAACACGATCCGCAGGCAGGGCTGCACCTGCGCTGTCTATCGCAACTAG